CGGCTTCGGTATCGATCATGGTTTGGTTGGCGCCGAATTTCAGGCCTTCTGGGAAGTGGTAGTCGGCCGCCTTGGGTTTTTCGCCATCGGTGACATGCACCACGAACTCCTTGCCACCACTGGCCTTGACGCCGTCGAAGGTGAGCTTGCTGTGGAAATTTTGGCCGAAGGTCACCTTGTGCGGCTGGCTCTGGCTCAGGGTGATGGCCTTTTTCGGCCCCTGTTTCAGATCCATGCCATAGACCACGGCATCGACTAAGTGAGGTGTCCAGTCGCCCATCATGCCGCTGCCAAACTCCCAGCAGGCACGCCATTTTTTATCGAAGAGACCGGGGTGGAAATCGAGATCTTCTTTCGAGCAGCCGAGCCATTTGTCCCAGGCGCCGTTGGCCGGTGCGGGGGCATCGGAAACCGGATAGGCATCGAGGTTGGGAGGGATGAAGTATTTGCTGGCAGACATCGGTTTCGACCACACCCAGGCGCCTTTGATCTCGCCCAGTGCGCCCGATCGGAGCAGCTCGACAAACTGCATTTTCAGCGGCGAGCACGACCGTTGGTTGCCCATTTGAGTGACCAGGTGAGGTTTGGCGGCGATGGCCTTGCGGACCATGCGCAGTTCGTCCAGCTGGTGCAGCAGAGGCTTCTCCGCGTAGACATGTTTATCCATCGCCATGGCCTTCAGCAGGATGGGGGCATGCATGTGATCGGGGGTGCTGATCACCACGGCGTCAAATTGATCGGCGTGCTCCTTGAAGAGCTTGCGGTAATCGAGCTCGTAGTGCGCCTTGGGATATTTCTTTTTCCAGCCGTCCATGGCCTTCACATTGACATCGCAGAAGGCATAGGCCTCCACCGCCGGGTGCGACATCACGCTATTGACGTTCTTGGCGCCACGATTGCCAACGCCGATGAAGGCCACGCGGAGCTTCTTTTTTTCCTGCGCCTGCAGCGAGGTAGCTCCCATCGCGCCGAGGGCTGCGGCGGAGCTGACTTTGATAAATTGGCGGCGATCGTATCCAGCGTCGAGTGGTGATTTCATCTTGCCGAAGCATACGCACGACGACTGCGGGTTTTTCCAGCGATTCCTGAAATCCGAGAAGCTCAAAAAAATTCCCATTAAATGAAAAAAATCGGGAATAGGGTGAATTCATCCAGCTCCTACGATTGATCAGCGGATGATAATCATTTCGGCTGGTCGTTCATGGCCCAGCCAAACAGATCTGCGCAAGCAATTGTGCGGTTGTTGTTCCCCCGGGCCCTCCTCTCGTTGTTGCTTACGAAGGAGGGTTCGGGGGTAGCTTTTTATAGGGGGGAGTCAGGAAGTCAGGAAGTCAGGAAGTCCGGAAGTCCGAGAGACCGAGAGACCGAGAGACCGAAC
This window of the Oceaniferula flava genome carries:
- a CDS encoding Gfo/Idh/MocA family protein, which translates into the protein MKSPLDAGYDRRQFIKVSSAAALGAMGATSLQAQEKKKLRVAFIGVGNRGAKNVNSVMSHPAVEAYAFCDVNVKAMDGWKKKYPKAHYELDYRKLFKEHADQFDAVVISTPDHMHAPILLKAMAMDKHVYAEKPLLHQLDELRMVRKAIAAKPHLVTQMGNQRSCSPLKMQFVELLRSGALGEIKGAWVWSKPMSASKYFIPPNLDAYPVSDAPAPANGAWDKWLGCSKEDLDFHPGLFDKKWRACWEFGSGMMGDWTPHLVDAVVYGMDLKQGPKKAITLSQSQPHKVTFGQNFHSKLTFDGVKASGGKEFVVHVTDGEKPKAADYHFPEGLKFGANQTMIDTEAGTLISTAAGKGWNIYKDGKSVKESLTMPKTTVHHHWHDWVANCLGAKKHLWSPFETGCLITELSLLPAKLTAFPNTEVDWNSSECRFSNHDEANAKVVSREYREGFGVPSEFS